A genome region from Planktothrix sp. FACHB-1365 includes the following:
- a CDS encoding C39 family peptidase: protein MVTYLGPKDILIDQPVVLVGTYDPQQCQTISVMAEDKYPLTVDFNPQAGIWSVCLENGFNTAGKRWLRLQGKDGQNNIIGDQVIDCMVNQEGINTRFNYTIIPQQETVLKVKPIDSSQLTENQKQSLKLGESLVVDTIELVNDHLKLELNNPLPNLGKIVYVYQPHVVVAKGSKLLWFNQSQLPDHIPGSQLLWVTQTTPLKLKPDDMSQLAANQSIEMPQGSTYTVLGYACIADHFRVTLNQEFPGFGKSGYVYRYHAQLLEKGQEIPFDNNAITCTIVNTTPLKKRPVDSAYLNASDKITLPAGMVYGVQSYTSEDGHIKVAFTENFPNFGNTGYLYPDFIFLSRGSVSLTSNKTLTYQGPTEVLVNTPVVLKGTFDPKNTAKITLFAEDRYGFDVSLDWQESTWNCQFNKGFSDAGYRWLRLKALDSQDNVTASQVINITVSENAMTVGESLTLEILEDTLFKIVPFDSASLNQQQKVAVKAGQTFKVLKYGLVDGHLKVVLENTIPPIGNFGYLYTDYVRLKKGSEVFRFDIEDVPDTDVNAQMLVLQTTKIKAKPVDSSYLDPQQFEELLLGQTFTIKGYACIKGHFRVTLAQSIPGFGTVGYVYWQHVKLIRDGQEIGYDPDAITLTVLEKTVLKKQAIDSSQLKDSERTTLPLGRVYGVKSYALENNHIKVSLLEELPNFGNTGYIFPQYVKFKRGGRVFNPLPPQLELNVPYFSQRDNPRFYWSTCNVTSIAMVMYYYGVRPKYGQLEDELLQWCFNYAGTGSQTDHNVLSALIRAYGFKTSFSTTRYWSDLKNELINRRPVVIGVDTTPSGHIITVIGYNNQGYIVNDPWGDAYTGYSNTEGRRIIYSSGYMNQVAGPDGSIWAHFIEP from the coding sequence ATGGTAACGTATCTCGGCCCAAAGGACATTCTGATTGATCAACCTGTTGTTTTAGTCGGCACTTATGACCCTCAACAATGCCAAACAATTTCTGTAATGGCAGAAGACAAATATCCTCTGACCGTCGATTTTAATCCTCAAGCAGGGATTTGGTCAGTGTGTCTGGAAAATGGATTTAATACCGCCGGAAAACGCTGGTTAAGACTACAAGGAAAAGATGGGCAAAATAATATAATTGGGGATCAAGTGATTGATTGTATGGTCAATCAAGAAGGAATTAATACCCGATTTAATTATACCATTATTCCTCAACAAGAAACTGTCTTAAAAGTTAAACCTATTGATTCTTCGCAATTAACAGAAAACCAAAAACAATCCCTAAAATTAGGGGAGAGTTTAGTTGTAGATACAATAGAATTGGTCAATGATCATCTCAAACTCGAACTCAATAACCCCTTACCCAATTTAGGTAAAATTGTTTATGTTTATCAACCCCATGTTGTTGTGGCGAAAGGGTCAAAATTATTATGGTTTAATCAAAGTCAACTCCCTGATCATATTCCAGGGAGTCAACTGTTGTGGGTGACACAAACAACCCCTCTCAAACTGAAACCCGATGATATGTCTCAGTTAGCAGCGAATCAATCGATTGAAATGCCTCAAGGGAGCACCTATACGGTGTTAGGATATGCCTGTATTGCCGATCATTTTCGGGTGACTCTCAATCAAGAATTTCCAGGTTTTGGTAAATCAGGATATGTCTATCGCTATCATGCTCAACTGTTAGAAAAAGGTCAAGAAATCCCCTTTGATAATAATGCGATAACCTGCACAATTGTTAATACAACCCCGTTAAAAAAACGTCCCGTTGATTCTGCTTACCTAAATGCCTCCGATAAAATTACCCTCCCGGCGGGAATGGTTTATGGGGTACAAAGTTATACCTCAGAAGACGGTCATATTAAAGTCGCTTTTACCGAGAATTTTCCTAATTTTGGCAATACGGGATATTTGTATCCTGATTTTATCTTCCTGAGTCGTGGAAGTGTTTCTTTAACCTCCAATAAAACCTTAACCTATCAGGGGCCAACAGAAGTTTTAGTCAATACCCCTGTGGTTTTAAAAGGAACATTTGACCCCAAAAATACTGCTAAAATTACTTTATTTGCTGAAGATCGCTATGGCTTTGATGTGAGTTTAGATTGGCAGGAAAGTACCTGGAATTGTCAATTTAACAAAGGATTTAGTGATGCAGGATATCGGTGGTTACGGTTAAAAGCACTGGACTCTCAAGACAATGTTACCGCCAGTCAAGTGATTAATATTACGGTTAGTGAAAATGCCATGACCGTCGGAGAATCTCTAACCTTAGAAATCCTTGAAGATACGTTATTTAAAATTGTTCCCTTTGATTCAGCTTCCTTAAATCAACAGCAAAAAGTAGCGGTAAAAGCAGGTCAAACCTTCAAAGTTTTGAAATATGGTTTAGTGGATGGTCATCTGAAAGTTGTTTTAGAAAATACCATTCCGCCCATCGGTAACTTTGGTTATCTGTATACCGATTATGTCAGATTAAAAAAAGGATCAGAAGTATTTCGTTTTGATATTGAGGACGTTCCTGATACCGATGTTAATGCTCAAATGTTAGTATTACAAACAACTAAAATCAAAGCAAAACCCGTTGATTCTTCTTATTTAGATCCTCAACAATTTGAAGAATTATTATTAGGGCAAACCTTTACCATTAAAGGGTATGCCTGCATTAAAGGACATTTTCGCGTTACCTTAGCCCAATCGATTCCCGGTTTTGGTACAGTGGGTTATGTCTATTGGCAGCACGTTAAATTGATTCGAGATGGTCAAGAAATTGGTTATGATCCTGATGCAATTACCCTAACTGTATTAGAAAAAACAGTCTTGAAAAAACAGGCGATTGATTCTAGCCAATTAAAAGACTCTGAGCGTACAACTTTACCCTTGGGACGGGTTTATGGGGTAAAAAGTTATGCGTTAGAAAATAACCATATTAAGGTTTCTCTCTTGGAAGAATTGCCGAATTTTGGGAATACGGGTTATATTTTTCCCCAGTATGTGAAATTCAAACGGGGAGGACGAGTCTTTAACCCTTTACCGCCTCAATTAGAGTTAAATGTTCCCTATTTTTCCCAACGAGATAATCCGCGTTTTTATTGGTCTACTTGTAATGTTACTTCGATTGCAATGGTGATGTATTATTACGGTGTGCGACCGAAATACGGACAATTAGAAGATGAATTATTGCAATGGTGTTTTAATTATGCCGGAACAGGTTCTCAAACCGATCATAATGTATTATCGGCTTTAATTCGTGCCTATGGATTTAAAACCAGTTTTAGCACCACTCGCTATTGGTCTGATTTGAAAAATGAATTAATTAATCGTCGTCCGGTTGTGATTGGTGTAGATACGACTCCATCGGGTCATATTATCACCGTTATTGGCTATAATAATCAGGGATATATTGTTAATGATCCTTGGGGAGATGCCTACACTGGATATTCTAATACGGAGGGTCGTCGGATTATTTATTCCTCTGGTTATATGAATCAAGTTGCAGGGCCAGATGGTTCAATTTGGGCGCATTTTATTGAGCCTTAA
- a CDS encoding amylo-alpha-1,6-glucosidase gives MISEKIEFDGRVFVPAEKLPVSEWPCVVNERPQPTLTLKDDDLFLITDTLGNITQFSGDDRQASLGLFCHDTRFLSRLELQIGGQAPILLSSDAQKGFSLSVLCANPKINEQLTAETIGVEREIVLNGGLFEEIKITNYSTFPAQFEISLSFGSDFVDLFEIRGFHRDQQGKLFKRQGEPSKELEDETLEPPIAKLENGQKEINLGYQGLDGSFMESRILFVHLQPNSIKDNTAIWHLNLASHETQIIGYRLQMLTNNRPTSAVHAPLTLVQAKAAEVMEEQQWWTSVTRIRSNNREFNRVIQQAEQDIYLLRQTFGKEKGVSAGVPWFSCLFGRDSIITASQTLILDPEIARSTLTILAQYQGQTYDDWRDEEPGKILHELRMGEMARCQEVPHTPYYGTVDATPLWLMLYAEYFAWTQDTETLENLWPNARAAMDWIDAKCQENGYLCYFRKSSRGLVNQGWKDSGDCIVKRDGTLAVAPIALCEVQAYVYAAKVRMAEIAKMRKRIDLADRWQEEARQLKMRFNRDFWVKDLDFCALALDGEGQPVDSISSNPGHCLQLGILTPENAKSVAERLLAPDMFSGWGIRTLSSLSPAYNPMGYHTGSVWPHDNSLIALGLRSIGFIDQAFEVAQGLFDMTMQQPLQRPPELFCGFPRIEGSAPVKYPVACSPQAWASGSIFQLLQMMMNLVPDASSNHLRIIDPSLPESINHIAVHNLKIGSTVIDLEFERDKDENATACRVLKKRGNLRVVIEA, from the coding sequence ATGATCTCAGAAAAAATCGAATTTGACGGCAGAGTTTTTGTCCCTGCTGAGAAATTACCCGTATCAGAATGGCCCTGTGTTGTCAATGAGCGACCTCAACCCACCTTAACCCTCAAAGATGACGATTTATTTTTAATTACGGACACCTTGGGGAATATTACCCAGTTTTCAGGCGATGACCGTCAAGCCAGTTTAGGATTATTTTGTCATGATACCCGTTTTCTCTCTCGATTAGAGTTACAGATTGGCGGACAAGCTCCTATTCTTCTGAGTAGCGATGCTCAAAAAGGATTTTCCTTATCCGTATTATGTGCGAATCCTAAAATTAACGAACAACTTACCGCCGAAACCATTGGAGTTGAACGAGAAATTGTCTTAAATGGCGGTTTATTTGAAGAAATTAAGATTACTAATTATAGCACTTTCCCGGCTCAATTTGAAATCAGCCTGAGCTTTGGTTCCGATTTTGTCGATTTATTTGAAATTCGGGGTTTCCATCGAGACCAACAAGGAAAGCTGTTTAAACGTCAGGGTGAACCCTCGAAAGAATTAGAGGATGAAACTCTTGAACCCCCAATTGCCAAACTTGAAAATGGGCAAAAAGAAATTAATTTAGGTTATCAAGGGTTGGATGGTAGTTTCATGGAATCTCGGATTTTATTTGTGCATCTACAACCCAATTCCATTAAAGATAATACTGCCATCTGGCACTTAAATTTAGCATCCCATGAAACTCAAATTATTGGGTATCGCTTACAAATGCTAACCAATAATCGCCCCACTTCTGCTGTTCATGCTCCCTTAACGTTAGTTCAAGCGAAAGCCGCAGAAGTTATGGAAGAACAACAATGGTGGACATCTGTTACCCGAATTCGCTCTAATAATCGAGAATTTAATCGGGTTATTCAGCAAGCTGAACAAGATATTTATTTATTACGTCAAACCTTTGGCAAAGAAAAAGGAGTCTCGGCTGGAGTTCCTTGGTTTTCCTGTTTATTTGGTCGAGATTCCATTATCACCGCCTCTCAAACCTTAATTCTTGACCCGGAAATTGCCCGGTCTACCTTAACGATATTAGCTCAATATCAAGGTCAAACCTATGACGATTGGCGAGATGAAGAACCGGGAAAAATTCTCCATGAATTGCGGATGGGAGAAATGGCAAGATGTCAAGAAGTTCCCCATACTCCTTATTATGGAACTGTTGACGCAACACCCCTTTGGTTAATGTTATATGCCGAATATTTTGCCTGGACACAAGACACTGAAACCCTAGAAAATTTATGGCCGAATGCACGGGCAGCGATGGATTGGATTGATGCTAAATGTCAAGAAAATGGCTACCTTTGTTATTTCCGTAAATCCTCCAGAGGGTTAGTTAATCAAGGCTGGAAAGATTCAGGAGATTGTATTGTTAAACGAGATGGAACTTTAGCGGTTGCCCCCATTGCCTTATGTGAAGTTCAAGCTTATGTTTATGCGGCGAAAGTGCGAATGGCGGAAATTGCTAAAATGCGAAAACGGATTGATTTAGCCGACCGTTGGCAAGAAGAAGCTCGACAACTGAAAATGCGGTTTAATCGAGATTTTTGGGTAAAAGATTTAGATTTTTGTGCCTTAGCATTAGATGGAGAAGGACAACCCGTTGATAGTATTAGTTCTAACCCCGGTCACTGTTTACAATTAGGAATTTTAACCCCGGAAAATGCCAAAAGTGTAGCAGAAAGATTACTCGCACCGGATATGTTTAGTGGGTGGGGAATTCGTACCCTCAGCAGTCTTTCTCCGGCTTATAATCCGATGGGATATCATACGGGTTCAGTTTGGCCCCATGATAATAGTTTAATTGCATTAGGATTGCGCTCGATTGGATTTATTGATCAAGCTTTTGAAGTCGCCCAAGGGTTATTTGATATGACAATGCAACAACCCTTACAACGACCCCCAGAATTATTCTGTGGTTTTCCTCGCATTGAAGGCAGTGCTCCGGTTAAATATCCCGTTGCTTGTTCACCCCAAGCTTGGGCGAGTGGTAGTATTTTTCAACTGTTACAAATGATGATGAATTTAGTTCCTGATGCGTCGAGTAATCACTTAAGAATTATTGACCCTTCATTACCTGAATCCATTAATCATATCGCCGTTCATAACTTAAAAATTGGTTCTACCGTGATTGATTTAGAGTTTGAACGAGATAAAGACGAAAATGCCACCGCCTGTCGAGTTCTTAAAAAACGTGGAAATCTGCGAGTTGTTATAGAAGCTTAA
- a CDS encoding RNA-guided endonuclease TnpB family protein, translating to DLVAYEDLRVKNLVKNHCLAKSINDAGWYQFRKWLEYFGVKLGRVTVAVNPAYTSQNCSSCGTTVKKSLSTRTHICQCGFELDRDWNAAINILNLALGTMGHIGTWILNPNASGDLASTLVGAILPEQVESVNEESPHL from the coding sequence ACGATTTAGTAGCCTACGAAGATTTAAGGGTTAAAAATTTAGTTAAAAATCATTGTCTTGCTAAATCTATTAATGATGCTGGTTGGTATCAATTTAGAAAGTGGTTAGAGTATTTTGGTGTTAAATTGGGTAGGGTAACTGTTGCAGTTAATCCAGCTTATACAAGTCAAAATTGCTCTAGCTGTGGTACTACAGTCAAAAAATCTTTATCAACTAGAACACATATTTGTCAATGTGGATTTGAGTTAGATAGAGACTGGAATGCCGCAATTAACATTCTGAATTTAGCCTTGGGTACTATGGGTCACATAGGAACCTGGATTTTAAATCCGAACGCTTCGGGAGATTTAGCCTCTACTTTGGTTGGAGCAATCCTGCCAGAGCAAGTTGAATCTGTGAACGAAGAATCACCGCACTTGTAG